DNA from Candidatus Methylomirabilota bacterium:
GGCGACGGTCCTCTCGGTCCGGCGGTCAAGGGCTCTTCCGAGGAGCTCTTGCGGGCGCGAGTGCTCCACGGGACGTACCCGCCCGGCTACACTCCCAAGCGCCCGAGCGCGGTCATGCAGCCGCTGCCGCAGCTGGAGTCGAAGATCCCCGACCTCGCCGCCTACCTCCGCTGACCCGCCGGCCGCTCGTCCCCCGCGCGCGCCGCGTCGATCAGCTCCGAGCGGCGGCTGTGCCGCCGCAACCGAGGGGGGGCATCGGGGGGTCTTCCGAGACCCCCCCGAAAAACTAGCGCATGATCTCGAACCAGATGTAGAAGATCGCCGACAGGAT
Protein-coding regions in this window:
- a CDS encoding cytochrome c; translation: MGWRRPLAGLACIATLAACSGNATPGSEAAARGRDVYLGYCVSCHAQDPAGDGPLGPAVKGSSEELLRARVLHGTYPPGYTPKRPSAVMQPLPQLESKIPDLAAYLR